The Natronoarchaeum philippinense genome includes the window TGCTGTTGAACTTGCACCGCGTGCATCGACACTCGAGTGATTTGGCCGATTCTCGCTGACTCATGTGATACGATAGCAATTGAACGGGTTTACACCTGTCCCCGCCAGCCCGATCGCGGCGTCGTTCCGAAACGTCGACGCCGTGGGACACTCCCCGTCTCGGAACTCAGAACCGGCGTCGAAGCTCCTCAAGCACGGACTCGGGGAGATCGAGCGCATCAACCAGCACCGCTCTGCGCTCCGGATCGCCGTGGCCGGCGACGAAGCCGTTGAGCCGCGCCGTCACCGTCGAGTCGGCGAAGGCGTCGCCGTAGATCGCGTCGAGTTCGTCGCCGACGACCGGCGTCGAGCGCAGTTCGTACTTCTGGTGATAATCTTCTGCCGTGTAGAACGTATCGAGCGTCTCGACGGCCGTCGCAACGTTTTGGCCCGTTTCTGCTTCGAGGGCGTCTCGACGCCGCTGTGCGGTCTGGCGCTGGCCGTCGTCGTGTGCCAGCACGACGCCGCGGTACTGGCGCTTCGGCGACGCCGACGCCCACGCGTGGTTCGCCCAGAACACGTCGAGCAGGTCGTCATAGGAGAGTTGTTCGGGATCGTACTCGACCTGAACGA containing:
- the msrA gene encoding peptide-methionine (S)-S-oxide reductase MsrA, with product MAASREPALAGSVDDIERAAAAETQTATFGMGCFWGPDARFGAMEGVVRTRVGYAGGTTPDPTYHALGDHTEVVQVEYDPEQLSYDDLLDVFWANHAWASASPKRQYRGVVLAHDDGQRQTAQRRRDALEAETGQNVATAVETLDTFYTAEDYHQKYELRSTPVVGDELDAIYGDAFADSTVTARLNGFVAGHGDPERRAVLVDALDLPESVLEELRRRF